From one Trifolium pratense cultivar HEN17-A07 linkage group LG1, ARS_RC_1.1, whole genome shotgun sequence genomic stretch:
- the LOC123884354 gene encoding uncharacterized protein LOC123884354, whose product MGSEVLEQPQHNPKPTTNTNINKLNENTDTISTENNANGNITVTKKTLSLIQPHSLLPKPTPPISNSHPQSPNANDVVPLNFKTFFRQRSNDLTSAITRTISSIKNSIDDKNDQNDDVTEFKLSGLKVVVTVKNDASLGKVRITLFSKSNCRDCSAVRRFFRERGLKFVEINIDVYTEREKELNQRIGNSNSTVPMILFNEKLIGGLVELNAMRKNDELEKKLIEIANGGFSGDVPVAPEYGFDEVAEEKVVVEEEIVKVVRVLRQRLPIQDRLMKMKIVRNCFDGNELVELLVRNHGYVHDKAVEVGKQLCKKHFIHSVFGENDFEEGNHFYRFLEHEPFISKCFNFRGATNDSEPKSAAAVCDRLTKIMYAILESYASEDRRHVDYVAISKSEEFRRYVNMTQDLQRVNLLELSENETLAFFLNLHNAMVIHAMIRVGCQEGVINRKSFSDFQYLIGGHPYSLSTITNGILRSNRRSPYSLVKPFGTKDRRLEVAVVKMNPLIHFGLCNGTKSSPKVRFFSPCRVAEELRCAAREFFENDGIEVDLEKRTLHLTPIIKWYSADFGNERNIVKWIMNYLDANKVGLLTHLLADGGPVHISYKNYDWSINS is encoded by the exons ATGGGTTCTGAGGTACTAGAACAACCACAACACAATCCAAAACCAACAACAAACACAAACATTAACAAACTCAATGAAAACACAGACACAATTTCCACCGAAAACAACGCCAACGGTAACATAACCGTTACGAAAAAAACACTTTCACTAATACAACCTCATTCACTTCTCCCAAAACCAACACCCCCTATTTCAAATTCACACCCCCAATCCCCAAACGCAAACGACGTCGTTCCATTAAACTTCAAAACTTTCTTCCGTCAGCGAAGTAACGACTTAACGTCAGCAATCACACGAACAATTTCATCAATCAAAAATTCAATCGACGACAAAAACGATCAAAACGACGACGTAACAGAGTTTAAACTTTCAGGTTTAAAAGTAGTTGTAACTGTTAAAAACGACGCGTCGTTAGGGAAAGTTCGAATCACTTTGTTTTCGAAATCGAATTGCAGAGATTGTTCTGCAGTTCGAAGATTCTTCAGAGAAAGAGGATTGAAATTCGTTGAAATCAACATCGATGTGTATACAGAGCGTGAAAAGGAGCTGAATCAAAGAATCGGAAATTCAAATTCAACGGTTCCGATGATTTTGTTCAATGAGAAACTAATCGGAGGATTGGTGGAATTGAATGCGATGAGGAAGAATGATGAATTGGAGAAGAAATTGATTGAGATTGCGAATGGAGGATTTTCCGGCGATGTTCCGGTGGCGCCGGAGTATGGATTTGATGAGGTGGCAGAGGAgaaggtggtggtggaggaagaGATTGTGAAGGTTGTGAGAGTTTTGAGACAGAGATTACCGATTCAAGATCggttgatgaagatgaagattgtgAGGAATTGTTTTGATGGAAATGAGTTGGTAGAGCTTCTTGTGAGAAACCATGGTTATGTTCATGATAAG GCTGTGGAGGTTGGAAAACAGTTATGCAAGAAGCACTTCATCCATTCTGTTTTTGG GGAAAATGATTTTGAGGAGGGAAATCACTTCTATCGATTCCTTGAACATGAACCATTTATCTCAAAATGTTTCAATTTCCGGGGTGCAACAAATGATAGTGAACCGAAAAGTGCAGCTGCAGTTTGTGATAGGCTTACTAAGATTATGTATGCCATTCTTGAATCTTATGCTTCTGAAGATAGGAGACATGTTGATTATGTGGCCATCAGCAAAAGTGAAGAATTTAGGAG GTATGTAAACATGACCCAAGATCTGCAGCGAGTGAATCTATTAGAACTATCAGAAAATGAGACACTCGCGTTCTTCTTAAATTTGCACAATGCCATGGTCATCCATGCTATGATAAGAGTAGGATGCCAAGAAGGTGTGATTAATAGGAAGTCCTTCTCTGATTTCCAGTATTTGATTGGAGGACATCCTTATTCCCTTTCCACTATTACAAATGGTATCCTTAGAAGCAATCGGAGGTCACCATATTCCTTAGTCAAGCCCTTTGGCACAAAAGACAGAAGGCTAGag GTTGCAGTTGTGAAAATGAATCCTTTGATTCACTTTGGACTTTGTAATGGCACTAAGTCAAGTCCAAAGGTCCGGTTTTTTTCACCTTGTAGAGTTGCTGAAGAATTGAGATGTGCAGCTAGAGAGTTCTTTGAGAATGATGGAATTGAAGTTGACCTAGAGAAGAGGACCCTTCATCTCACTCCAATTATTAAGTG GTACAGCGCGGATTTTGGAAATGAGAGAAATATAGTAAAATGGATAATGAACTATTTGGATGCAAATAAAGTAGGTCTTTTGACACATCTCTTAGCTGATGGTGGTCCTGTTCATATATCATACAAGAATTATGATTGGTCAATAAATTCTTGA
- the LOC123896575 gene encoding B3 domain-containing protein At3g17010-like: MSFHYFPEFHRIIYQDKKLSIPKKYVEKYWKGMSNPIFLRFPNGVEQQIFWGESNTNDDICFQKNWENFAKCLKYGNLLTFKHIGGPYFMVNIFGVNGLEINYSNVKSIVDQQVAKEIAKQPQRKSNIKREISADEQVVEEGMMKKAKKCTTTGNVGDNNQNPFFEVVLSKTYAAGFYLSIPSEFSTQQLKKLEDINATLRVGEDTPMQVSFKFYKFNKSIISGGWTLFCREYNLKVNDVCKFVMIQSRPLSFNVIIDRAKDRPRAKKLSRLNQRSK; the protein is encoded by the exons atgTCATTTCATTATTTCCCTGAATTTCATAGGATAATATATCAAGATAAGAAGCTG AGTATTCCCAAGAAATATGTGGAGAAATATTGGAAAGGAATGTCAAACCCAATATTCCTTAGATTCCCAAATGGTGTTGAACAACAAATATTTTGGGGGGAGAGTAATACTAATGATGATATTTGCTTTcaaaaaaattgggaaaattTTGCAAAGTGTCTCAAATATGGAAATCTCTTAACTTTTAAACACATAGGTGGACCATATTTCATGGTTAACATATTTGGTGTCAATGGTTTAGAAATAAACTATTCCAATGTCAAATCCATTGTTGATCAACAAGTTGCTAAAGAAATTGCAAAGCAACCACAAAGAAAAAGTAATATCAAGAGAGAAATAAGTGCTGATGAACAAGTTGTTGAAGAAGGCATGATGAAGAAGGCTAAAAAATGCACAACAACTGGTAATGTGGGAGACAATAATCAAAATCCCTTTTTTGAAGTTGTATTGTCAAAAACGTATGCTGCTGGCTTTTACTTG TCAATACCAAGCGAGTTTTCAACACAACAATTGAAGAAGTTGGAAGACATTAATGCAACCCTACGGGTGGGTGAGGACACGCCGATGCAAGTGAGCTTTAAGTTTTATAAGTTCAATAAATCTATTATTAGTGGCGGTTGGACGTTGTTTTGCCGAGAATATAACTTGAAAGTTAACGATGTTTGCAAGTTTGTGATGATTCAAAGCCGACCACTTTCATTCAATGTTATTATTGATCGAGCCAAAGACAGACCAAGAGCTAAGAAGTTGTCAag ATTGAACCAAAGGAGTAAGTAG
- the LOC123892602 gene encoding B3 domain-containing transcription factor VRN1-like: MQNHEEELRIPKNFVDKYWKGISNPVVLSLPNGAQQKIFWVKCGGNIWFQKNWEKFAKFLKVGYAVVFKYIGGSYFKVKIFGVNTLEIDYSNIKFIEDEICEGREVVEVNDDSDKSHEIFVEVSDESDTPTQTQRTKNGKRKMNVDFDATQQKILCTNKGDMVKKAKDRPLTETVNERANRENPWFQLKLSPCYAHGTFMKIPSEFSREYLNKFKGTATISVGRDVAMKVKMKFDNIYRRSIITTGWNLFNQRYNLQANDICYFEMTQLQPPSFSITIFRAIENSSPKKLQGYKKGIFSCDNNSAKGKGNVEGTSRSSQKIHVLENSEDHNVVKPKTFKLLVNDSYPNIPNEFFNRHIDCHGKFVEIKVDEKSWFVKVNYYPRGSRFCSGWRKFMEDCKLENGDTCVFELIDDKKFVFVVSIVRKKEKPSGI, translated from the exons atgCAAAACCATGAAGAGGAGCTG AGGATTCCCAAGAATTTTGTCGACAAATATTGGAAAGGGATATCAAATCCAGTAGTCCTTAGCCTCCCAAATGGTGCTCAACAGAAAATATTTTGGGTGAAGTGTGGTGGTAATATTTGGTTTCAAAAGAATTGGGAAAAATTTGCAAAGTTTTTAAAAGTTGGATATGCTGTAGTTTTTAAATATATAGGAGGATCATATTTTAAGGTCAAGATATTTGGTGTCAATACATTGGAAATTGActattcaaatataaaattcatAGAAGATGAAATTTGTGAAGGTAGAGAAGTTGTTGAAGTGAATGATGATAGTGATAAGAGTCATGAAATATTTGTTGAAGTGAGTGATGAAAGTGACACACCTACACAAACTCAAAGGACAAAAAATGGCAAGAGGAAAATGAATGTAGATTTTGATGCAACCCAGCAAAAAATCTTAT GTACCAACAAAGGAGACATGGTTAAGAAGGCTAAAGACAGGCCATTAACCGAAACTGTCAATGAGAGAGCCAACAGGGAGAATCCATGGTTTCAACTTAAATTGTCACCATGTTATGCCCATGGTACTTTCATG AAAATACCAAGTGAGTTTTCAAGGGAATACTTGAACAAATTTAAAGGAACTGCAACCATAAGTGTTGGTAGGGATGTGGCTATGAAAGTGAAGATGAAGTTTGATAATATTTATAGAAGATCTATTATAACTACTGGTTGGAATTTATTTAACCAAAGATATAACTTGCAAGCTAATGATATATGCTACTTTGAGATGACTCAACTCCAACCACCTTCATTCTCTATTACTATTTTTCGAGCAATAGAGAACTCAAGCCCTAAGAAGTTGCAAG GTTACAAAAAAGGAATATTTTCTTGTGATAATAATAGTGCAAAGGGAAAGGGCAATGTTGAAGGAACTTCTAGGAGCTCTCAAAAAATACATGTTCTCGAGA ATTCAGAAGATCATAATGTGGTGAAACCTAAGACATTCAAGCTTCTTGTGAATGACTCATACCCG AACATACCAAATGAGTTTTTTAATAGACATATTGATTGTCATGGAAAATTTGTGGAGATTAAAGTGGATGAAAAGTCATGGTTTGTAAAAGTGAACTATTATCCAAGAGGTAGTAGATTTTGTTCAGGTTGGAGAAAATTTATGGAAGATTGCAAATTGGAGAATGGAGACACTTGTGTCTTTGAGTTGATTGATGACaaaaaatttgtgtttgtaGTTTCAATTgtaagaaagaaagagaagccAAGTGGTATTTGA
- the LOC123899692 gene encoding B3 domain-containing transcription factor VRN1-like, whose translation MSIHCYPEFHRIILQDKKLRIPKKYVEKYWKHLSNPIFLRFPNGVEKKIFWVERNGYICFQKNWKNISKSLKYGYLLTFKYLGGTYFKVKIFAGNALEINYSNIKSIDEDEVVEDEEVIEVSEEECEIVKQPQRTTKSKRKIHMDLDSTQQKISSGNRRGMVKRVEKCSTSENPFFEIKLRKSYAYGNFMALPSKFSREHLENFVGTATLQVGNVDMAMKVRMKFDYENRRSILSGGWKLFSEKYNLQVKDSCKFVMIQRQPLLFTVIIKRSI comes from the exons ATGTCAATTCATTGTTACCCTGAATTTCATAGGATAATATTGCAAGATAAGAAGCTT AGGATTCCCAAGAAATATGTGGAGAAATATTGGAAACATTTATCAAACCCAATATTCCTTAGATTTCCAAATggtgttgaaaaaaaaatattttgggtGGAGAGAAATGGTTATATTTGCtttcaaaaaaattggaaaaatattTCAAAGTCTCTAAAATATGGATATCTCTTAACTTTTAAATACTTAGGTGGAACATATTTTAAGGTTAAGATATTTGCTGGTAATGCTTTAGAAATAAACTACTCCAATATCAAATCCATAGATGAAGATGAagttgttgaagatgaagaagttaTTGAAGTGAGTGAAGAAGAGTGTGAAATAGTTAAACAACCTCAAAGGACAACAAAAAGTAAGAGAAAAATTCACATGGATTTGGATTCTACACAACAAAAAATTTCTA GTGGTAACAGAAGAGGCATGGTCAAAAGGGTTGAAAAATGTTCAACAAGTGAAAATCCCttttttgaaattaaattgAGAAAATCGTACGCTTATGGCAACTTCATG GCATTACCAAGTAAATTTTCAAGAGAACATTTGGAAAATTTTGTAGGCACTGCAACACTACAAGTTGGTAACGTCGACATGGCTATGAAAGTGAGAATGAAGTTTGATTATGAAAATAGAAGATCTATTCTAAGTGGTGGTTGGAAGTTATTTAGCGAAAAATATAACTTGCAAGTTAAGGATTCTTGTAAGTTTGTCATGATTCAACGCCAACCACTTTTATTCACTGTTATTATTAAACGATCCATATAA